A window from Deltaproteobacteria bacterium encodes these proteins:
- a CDS encoding MMPL family transporter — protein MKNIFEEHLAAGFARAISHWPVLTLSVIAAVVAGSVYLGKQLTVNTDQLQLLDPNLRAVQDVQEVIEMVGGAGHLFIALRGSDEKLLKEVTEDVAKILEDDPEHIRHFFYKVRTDFVRERAGLFMKTEDLEVVRDRVFAYLEDQKRRADPFFFELRPTEPVKLELEDIIAKYRKIGRKTITDDYWISDDKQMLTIVAKPNWAQNELGKTGELVDLLRQRFTEYGKTGKATLVEDYEREPSSDPKIIEYAFSGGYKLAYDESYEIKKSLVPVSAIAFAGVFAVMLLFFRSRFAAVILVVTGLIAGVAVSFGFARLAVGELNMVTSMLAGILMGLGIDFGIHVVYRLREELEHGVRIREAVRIAIIHQGPASFVSAAGIGAAFFSLLFSDFQGFSQFGLLAGAGVILIGLVIYAWIPAVLTVLEDRKKGLAVKALGSPRAQPEDAQADRIPRPWLLLGLSSTFALLLTALAPGVVFDYDTRTLSVENQPSRVLLQEINDRFGVSYDPLAIVTPDLKATEAVYRALSDNPDRYPMVDSVLSVFTFVPPHDQQVANAKILQEAKARLQEIDPAVLPPKVQERWDEGMRFLDAKPYTVEDLPDFVANQFQGVGEAKAKGRWLSFAYPAVDLWSGKRVMALADQVEEIHTAEGETFHSAGLPILYAYLARVVLHDANVAVAITAIALFLILLLDLRSISSALIALLPLVLGMGMMLGAMRLLGMTLNFMNIVVFPIVLGYGVSHGVYLMHRFDEGATARQALRSVGTAVLASTLTTLAGWAALLFASHRGLRTVGSLACLGMLSTLVVSFTVMPAVLQLLDDRRRKAGKVEVPESPPPFEEDETPPEEKNDADA, from the coding sequence CGTGCTCACCCTCTCCGTCATCGCCGCGGTGGTGGCGGGCTCGGTCTACCTGGGCAAGCAGCTGACGGTGAACACCGACCAGCTCCAGCTCCTCGATCCCAACCTGCGCGCCGTGCAGGACGTGCAGGAGGTGATCGAGATGGTCGGCGGCGCCGGCCACCTCTTCATCGCGCTGCGCGGCAGCGACGAGAAGCTCCTCAAGGAGGTCACGGAGGACGTCGCCAAGATCCTCGAGGACGACCCCGAGCACATCCGGCACTTCTTCTACAAGGTCCGCACCGACTTCGTCCGCGAGCGGGCCGGCCTCTTCATGAAGACCGAGGACCTCGAGGTCGTCCGCGACCGGGTCTTCGCCTACCTCGAGGATCAGAAGCGGCGGGCCGACCCCTTCTTCTTCGAGCTGCGCCCCACCGAGCCGGTGAAGCTGGAGCTCGAGGACATCATCGCGAAGTACCGGAAGATCGGCCGCAAGACGATCACCGACGACTACTGGATCAGCGACGACAAGCAGATGCTCACCATCGTCGCCAAGCCCAACTGGGCCCAGAACGAGCTGGGCAAGACCGGCGAGCTGGTCGACCTCCTGCGGCAGCGCTTCACCGAGTACGGCAAGACCGGGAAGGCCACCCTGGTCGAGGACTACGAGCGCGAGCCGTCGTCCGATCCGAAGATCATCGAGTACGCCTTCTCGGGCGGCTACAAGCTCGCCTACGACGAGAGCTACGAGATCAAGAAGTCGCTGGTGCCGGTCAGCGCCATCGCCTTCGCCGGCGTCTTCGCGGTGATGCTGCTCTTCTTCCGCAGCCGCTTCGCCGCGGTGATCCTGGTCGTCACCGGCCTCATCGCCGGGGTGGCGGTCTCCTTCGGCTTCGCCCGCCTGGCGGTGGGCGAGCTGAACATGGTGACCAGCATGCTCGCCGGGATCCTCATGGGCCTCGGCATCGACTTCGGCATCCACGTCGTCTACCGCCTGCGCGAGGAGCTCGAGCACGGCGTACGCATCCGCGAGGCGGTGCGCATCGCCATCATCCACCAGGGCCCGGCCTCCTTCGTCTCGGCCGCCGGCATCGGCGCGGCCTTCTTCTCCCTGCTCTTCTCCGACTTCCAGGGCTTCTCCCAGTTCGGCCTCCTGGCCGGCGCCGGGGTGATCCTCATCGGCCTGGTCATCTACGCCTGGATCCCGGCGGTCCTCACCGTCCTCGAGGACCGCAAGAAGGGCCTGGCGGTGAAGGCCCTCGGCTCGCCCCGGGCCCAGCCCGAGGACGCCCAGGCCGACCGCATCCCCCGCCCCTGGCTGCTCCTGGGCCTCTCCTCGACCTTCGCCCTGCTCCTCACCGCGCTCGCCCCCGGGGTGGTCTTCGACTACGACACCCGCACCCTCTCGGTCGAGAACCAGCCCTCCCGGGTGCTGCTCCAGGAGATCAACGACCGCTTCGGCGTCTCCTACGATCCCCTGGCCATCGTCACGCCCGACCTGAAGGCCACCGAGGCCGTCTACCGGGCGCTCTCCGACAACCCCGATCGCTACCCCATGGTCGACTCGGTGCTCTCGGTCTTCACCTTCGTCCCCCCGCACGACCAGCAGGTGGCGAACGCGAAGATCCTGCAGGAGGCCAAGGCCCGGCTGCAGGAGATCGACCCGGCCGTCCTCCCGCCGAAGGTGCAGGAGCGCTGGGACGAGGGCATGCGCTTCCTCGACGCGAAGCCCTACACGGTCGAGGACCTCCCCGACTTCGTCGCCAACCAGTTCCAGGGGGTGGGCGAGGCGAAGGCGAAGGGCCGCTGGCTCTCCTTCGCCTACCCCGCCGTCGATCTCTGGAGCGGCAAGCGGGTGATGGCGCTGGCCGATCAGGTCGAGGAGATCCACACCGCCGAGGGCGAGACCTTCCACTCGGCGGGGCTGCCGATCCTCTACGCCTACCTGGCCCGGGTCGTGCTCCACGACGCCAACGTGGCCGTCGCGATCACCGCCATCGCGCTCTTCCTCATCCTGCTCCTCGACCTGCGCTCGATCTCCAGCGCGCTCATCGCCCTGCTGCCGCTGGTGCTGGGCATGGGGATGATGCTGGGGGCCATGCGCCTGCTGGGCATGACCCTGAACTTCATGAACATCGTGGTCTTCCCCATCGTGCTGGGCTACGGCGTCAGCCACGGGGTCTACCTGATGCACCGCTTCGACGAGGGGGCGACGGCCCGCCAGGCGCTGCGCTCGGTGGGGACCGCGGTGCTGGCCAGCACCCTGACCACCCTCGCCGGCTGGGCCGCGCTCCTCTTCGCCTCTCACCGGGGCCTGCGGACCGTGGGCAGCCTGGCCTGTCTGGGGATGCTCTCGACCCTGGTGGTCTCCTTCACCGTGATGCCGGCGGTGCTCCAGCTCCTCGACGATCGCCGCCGCAAGGCCGGCAAGGTCGAGGTCCCCGAGAGCCCCCCGCCCTTCGAGGAGGACGAGACGCCTCCCGAGGAGAAGAACGATGCCGACGCGTAG